Sequence from the Schaalia sp. 19OD2882 genome:
CGTGGAGGCCCTGGGAGGATCCCTGCGGATCACTCCCTCGCCCCGCTTCACCATCCATGTGACGATCCCGAAGGAGAATGCATGAAGGTCCTGGTGGTCGACGACGACGCCCTGGTGTCCCAGTCGCTGGTGACCATCTTGTCCGTCGAGGCCGATGTCGAGGTCGTCGGCGTGGGCAACAGCGGTCCGGATGCGGTGGCGAAGTACGACCAACTGCGCCCGGATGTGTTGCTCATGGACGTGCAGATGCCGGGTGGTGACGGGCTGACGGCTGCCGAACAGATCCTGGCGGCGCATCCGGAGGCACGAATCGTCTTCCTGACGACCTTCTCCGACGACGACTACATCTTCCGCGCCCTCAAGCTGGGGGCTCGCGGGTACCTCGTCAAGCAGGACATCGCGCAGATCGCGCCTGCCCTGCGGGGCGTCATGGCGGGGGTCAGTGTTCTGGAGGGCCATCTGTTGGAGCGCACGGCGAAGCTGGCGCCCGGTGCGGGGACGGGCGCGGGTCGGTCACGACGGGCGACCGTGTTCGCGAGCCTGACCGACCGTGAGTACGAGGTCGTCGAAGCCGTCGCCGACGGACTGGTCAATGCGGAGGTCGCCGAGCGCCTGTTCATGAGCGAAGGCACTGTGCGCAACCACATTTCTGCGATCCTGGCCAAACTCGGTCTGCGCAATCGCACGCAATTGGCCGTGGCCTGGTACCACAGCGGGAACTGAGACATCACGTTCATCCAGGAGCGGGGAAATCCACCTGACAGGTGACACCAGGCGCCGGCAGTGTGATCGGGTCAATGAAGTCCAGCCCTCACTTCTCATACAAAGTCGAGTTCAGTTTCGTAAGGTCGAGGAGAACGCATCGCCTCCGAAGGGATCCTCCCGTGAAGACCGTCATCAACATCTTCCATCCGGACATGTCCACATCCCGCGTGAACGCGCGGCTGGCGCGCGAGGTCCAGGACATCGAAGGCATCGTCATCCGCGACATCTACGGCCTCTACCCGGACTGGAAGATCGACGTTCCTGCGGAGCAGGCCGCCATCGAAGCCGCCGACCGGGTCGTCTGGCAGTTCCCCCTGCACTGGTACTCCGGGCCGGCCCTCATGAAGGAATGGCAGGACGTGGTCCTCAGCTACGGGTGGGCCTACGGGTCAACCGGCATGGGGCTGGTCGGCAAGGAGCTGCTCATCGCCTGCACCGTCGGCTCACCCGCGCAGAGCTACGCCATGGACGGCGCCTACCGGACCACCCTGCACGAGCTCTTCGCCCAGTACCGGGCAATCACCCCACTGGTGGGCATGAAGTGGCTGGACCCATTCACCGTCACCGGGACCCTGGTCATTGCAGATGCCGCGCTGGACTGGGCGGCACGCCAGTACAGGGAGCGCCTGCTCAGCTGAGAGCGCCCCTCGTCAGCGGCGGGGTGCACACGATGACACGCATGGGGTGCCACGCCTGGAAGGTGCCGGAGTAGGCTCCAAGACGCCGTGAAATGATTGAAAGGAAATCCGGTGACCACTCTCGTCGTTCTCGACCACCCCGACATGCCCGCTTCCCGCGCCAACGCGCGCATGATTGCCGCCTTGACCGACCTGCCCGACGTGGTCGTGCGCGACCTGCGTGCCCTGTACCCGGACGGCCACATCGACGTGGCAGCCGAGCAGGAGGCCGTCGCCGCCGCCGACCGCCTGGTCTGGCAGTTCCCCTTCCACTGGTACTCGGCCCCCGGGCTGCTCAAGCAGTGGCAGGACGACGTCTTTGCCTACGGGTGGGCCTACGGTTCCACCGGCAACGCCCTGCAGGGCAAGAAGCTCATGGTTGCCGTCACCACTGGGGCCCCGGCCGAGAACTACCAGCCCGAGGGCGTCTACGGCCACACGATGGAACACCTGCTGGCCCCCTTCGAGGCCGTGTGTGCGCTGACCGGCATGGTCTGGGAGCAGCCCTTCATCGTCGCCGGTGCCATGGGCGCTGACGATGCCACTTTGGATGCCGCCGCCAAGGAGTACGCCGAGTACCTGGCGCGCTGAAACGACGATCGGACCGCAGGGGCGGGGCGTGTGCGAGGCCGATGACCCGCCGCGCCCCGCCCTCGTCATCGGAAGGGCGCGCCCGCAACCAGGGTCCGCTCAGGGGTGACCCCGGTGGCCCGGGCCCGCCGATCGGCGCACACTGGAGACCCTGCCCCCGTCTCCAGGAGAACAGCGTGCTGGAACTGCGAGAGATCACCAAGGCCTACCGCACGGCCAGCCTCACCCAGGTGGCGCTGGACGGGGTCCGCCTCGCATTCCGGGACAACGAATTCGTCGCAGTCCTGGGCCAGTCCGGCTCCGGCAAGACGACGATGCTCAACATCATCGGCGGCCTGGATCGATTCGACTCAGGTGACCTGGTCATCGATGGCATCTCCACCAAGGACTACCGCGACCGCGACTGGGACACCTACCGCAACAACCGCATCGGCTTCGTCTTCCAGTCCTACAACCTCATCCCGCACCAGTCGGTGCTGGCCAACGTCGAGCTGGCACTGACCCTGTCCGGAGTCGGGCGGGGCGAACGCAGACGCAGGGCGCTCGCGGCCCTCGACGAGGTGGGGCTGGCCGACCACGTCCACAAGAAACCCGGCCAACTCTCCGGCGGCCAGATGCAGCGTGTGGCCATCGCCCGCGCCCTGGTCAACGACCCGGAGATCCTCCTGGCCGACGAACCCACCGGCGCCCTCGACTCCCAGACCTCCGTGCAGGTCATGGACCTGCTCAAAGAGGTTGCGCGTGACCGACTGGTCATCATGGTCACCCACAACCCGGACCTGGCCCACGCCTACGCCACTCGCATCGTCGAACTGGCCGACGGGCGGGTGCTCCGTGACTCCGCGCCTTTCACCCCCGGCACCGAGGAGCTGCGTGAAGCCCGCCCGACCCGCCGTGCGTCGATGAGCCTCCTGACCGCGCTTTCCCTGTCCTTCACGAACCTCATGACGAAGAAGGGCCGGACGCTGATGACCTCCTTCGCGGGGTCCATCGGCATCATCGGGATCGCGGCGATCCTCGCGCTGGCCAATGGTGTCAACGCCTACATCGACCGCACCGAGGAGGAGATGCTCACCGCCTATCCGCTGAGCATCCAGCGCACCGGCATGGACCTGACCGCCGTCATGGGCATCATGCAGGACGCCGACAGCGGCACCCGCGACGCACCCGCTTCCGATGGCGCCGCCGCGGGCGGCAGTGGTGGGGCAGGCGGCGCGGACCAGACCGGCAGTGGTGGGGGCGGCGCCGGCGGAGTCGGTGGCTCGGACGGCGCAGTGTCCACCAGGGCGACTCTGGAGCGCGCCCTGGGGGCAGTCTCCTCCAACGACCTCGCCTCGCTGAAGACCTACCTGGACGCCAACGGCGGGCAGATCCGCGACCACGTGCGCGCAATCGAGTACGAGTACGACGTCACCCCGCTCATCCACCTGCCGGACACCGGTAGGGGGACCAAGCAGGTGAACCCGTCCACCCTGGTCAATGCCGCATCGCTGCCGTCCTCTGTGCCACGCATGTTCCGCGCAAACCTGCGCACGGACTCCTTCGCGCAGTTACCCGTCGACCCGGCGGTGTACTCCTCCGACTACGACGTCAAGGCCGGGCACTGGCCCGAGGGGCCTGACGAACTCGTCCTGGTCCTGCCAAAGGACGGCAGGCTCTTCGACGTCCTCGAGTTCAACATGGGTCTGCGCGACACGGCGGAGATCGACAAGATGGTGCAGCGTCTGGATCCGGGTGGCTCCCGGGCCCTGGACGCGGGGCAGTCCGTGGGCGCGGCACCCTCGGCCCCCTCTGTCGCAATGCAGTCGGGCCAGGGCGGGCAGTCCTCGGGCGACGAGGGCGGCCAGTCGGGCGAGACTGCCCAGAGCGGACGCACCTACGACTACGACGAACTCATGGGCGTCGAATTCCGCCTGGTCCACGCCCACGACATGTACACGTGGAACGCGGCCACCAAGGTGTGGACCGACCGCAGTGATGACGCCGCCCACATCGACGCCCTCGTCGCGAAGGGCCGACCCCTGCACGTCACCGGGGTCGTACAGGTCAAGGCCGACACCGACGCCTCCCCCCTGAGGTCGGGCCTCTACTACACGCAGGACCTCGTCCGAGAGGTCATGAGGGAGGCAGCGTCCTCGCAGATCGTCCGCCAACAGATCGCCAACCCGAAGACGAACGTCTTCAACGGGAAGGCCTTCGCGGATCCCGCCGACTCACCCATGTCCGGATTCGACATGGCCTCCCTGTTCTCCATCGACGAGAAGAAGATCCAGGCCGCGTTCTCCTTCGACGAATCCGCGTTGGCCGCCTCCATGTCCCGGCTCGACCTGTCCGGAATCGACCTGTCGGCCCTGCAAGGTGTCGGCCTGGAGATGCCTCCCCTGGACATTGAGAGCCTGGACCTGTCGGGGCTGGGGCAGATCGACCTGTCGGCAATGGACCTCAGTGGCATCGACACCGCCTCACTGCAAAAGCAATTCCCGCAGCTCGCCAATGTCAAGTGGGACCGGATCCTTTCCAAGGCGCTGGCCGACGGGGCTCTCACACCCGAAGCCGGGCAGATCATCGGTGGCCTCACCCAACAACTCCTGCGCGAATTCATCCAGTACCAGTCCGCCCACGCCGGGGCGGGCAAGGACAGCGCCACCTTGGCCATCGAGTACTTCTCCCAACCCGAGGTCCGTGAACGCCTGCGCGCCACCCTCATGGATCCGCGGGTCATCAACCAGGACAAACTCACGTCGAATCTGGTCACCGCCTTGGGCCAGGACCCCGCCCTGGTCACCGTGGGCACCCAGGTGGGCCAGGAGATCGCCGGACAGATCGCCACCCAACTGGCCACCCAGGTCGGCTCGCAGGTGGCCGCCACCATCGGATCGGCGATCTCCACCCAATTGCAGAGCGCCATGACCGGCTACATGACCCAGATGATGGGAATTCTTCAAGAGCAGATCTCCGCCCGGATCGAGTCGACCATGAGCTCGATGGCGCAGAACATGTCCTCGGCGATGAAGATCGACCAGAAGGCCTTCGCGCAGGCCTTCACCTCGAAAATGGACGCCAAGGACCTGGCTTCCTACATCACGCAGATGATGTCCGCATCCACCGAGAGCTACGAGTCGAACCTGACCAAACTCGGATGGGGAGACCTCTCCGACCCCTCGAACATCGACATCTATCCGAGGTCCTTCGAGGACAAGGACGCCGTCAAGGCGATCCTCGACTCCTACAACACGCAGATGCGCGACAGCGGGAGGGACAAGAAGGCGATCACCTACTCCGACCTGGTGGGCACGCTCATGACGTCGGTGACGCAGATCGTCAACATGATTTCGTCGATGCTCATCGCCTTCGTCGCGATCTCCTTGGTCGTGTCCTCGATCATGATCGGGATCATCACCTACATCTCCGTGCTGGAACGCAAGAAGGAGATCGGCATCCTGCGCTCCATCGGCGCTTCGAAGGGGGACGTGCGCTCCGTGTTCAACGCCGAGACCTTCCTGGTGGGCCTGTTGGCCGGTGCCATCGGCGTCGCCTTCACGGCTCTGGCGACCATTCCGACGAACATCATCGTCGAACAGCAACTCGGGGTGGCCGGGATCGCCCAACTGCCGGTGCTCGCCGGGGTGGTCCTCATCGGGATCTCCGTGCTGCTGACCTTGGCGGCGGGCCTGCTGCCTGCAGGTGCTGCGGCAAAAGCCGATCCGGTGGAGGCCTTGAGGAGCGAGTGAAGCGGCGGCACACTGGCACATGGACCGGGTGGGTCCGCACTGGCACCAGGAGACGAAGGAGTTCCCGATGACGACAGCCCACGACTTCCGACACCTTGCCCAAGCGCGGCGGAGCATGCGTGACTTCCTGCCGGACCCGGTGCCCCAGGAGGTGCTGGATGAAATCCTCGTTGATGCGGCGCAGACTCCCTCCTGGTCGAACACCCGCCCCTACGAGTTGGTCCTGGCCACGGGGGAGGTGGCCCAGAGGGTGCGGGCAGGGTACTTGGCGGCCTTTGAGAAGGTGGTGCCGATGCGCCGCGGCGGCCGCCTGGCAGCCCTGTCGGTGCTGGCCAAGGGCGCCATGCCGGATGGCGACTTTCCACTGTGGCGCCCCTATCCGCCGGAGCTGAAGAAGCGTGCGGACCAGGTCGGGCGGGCGCTCTACGCGCATCTGGGCATCGCCCGTGGGGATCGCGAGGGGCGTATCGAGGCCGAGAGGGCGAACTTCCGGGCCTTCGGCGCCCCGGTGATCGGGTTCGTCCTGGTCCACACGAAGATGCTGCCGGTTTCGGCGATGGATGCCGGGATCATGCTGCAAACGCTGTTCCTCTCGGCCAAGGCGCGAGGGGTCGACTCGTGTGCGCTGGGGTCGCTTGCCCTGTGGCGCACTCCTCTGGAGGCGGAGTTCGAATTGCCGAAGCACTACGCCCTCATCACAGGTTTCGCCCTCGGTTACGCCAGCGGCGCTCCGGTCAACGACTTCCGTGCTTCCCACCCCGCCCTCGTCCCCCTTCCCCCGCGAGATTCGTCCGTCACCTCGTGAGATTCGTCCGTCGTTCGGTGAGATTCGTCCTTCGCTCCGACGAGGTCGACGCCTGCGCATGTCACGGGCTGGGGCCATGACCGAGCCGTCCGACTCGACGAGGCGAATGTCGCGAAGTTCCCCTCTTGCCCGATTTCGCCCCACCCCGGCCTCCATTTTCTGGTCGAGAGAGGCGTTTCAAGCGAAGAATCCGGCCCAGGGAGAATCCTCTGTTCCCCTGTGGCACATCGTCCGCCGAGCCGGCACATGCGAAAGATGGCCGACGAATCTCGCGGAATCCAGGACGAATCTCGTGGAGGGACGGACGAATCTCACCGAACGACGGACGAATCTCGCGGAGGAGGGGGAGGGTAGGGTTCGGGGGTGAGCAAGCGCAAGACCAGGACGTGGCCCGAGGCGCCGGAGCCCTTGGCGGGCACCGTCATCGACAACCACACCCACCTGCCCGTCCACGAGATGCAGATCCCCCGAGCCGACGGGGTGCGGCTGCCACTGGAGGACCAACTGGAAAGGGCCAGGGCCGCAGGCATCACCCGGATCGTCTCCTGCGCCTGCGAAGTCCCCGACTTCGACCCGATGATCGCCCTGGCCGCCGAGCACCCACAGGTCCGCGTGGCCCTGGCGATCCACCCCAACGAGGCGGCACTGCACGCCGGTCACGCCGACCCCTCGCCCGACGGGCTCACCCCGATTCCACAGGCCCACCACACCATGAGCCTGGACGAGGCCATCAACGAGGTCGCCTCCCGGCTCCACCACCCCGCAGTGGTCGCAGTGGGCGAAACCGGATTGGATCACCACCGCACCGCCGGACCTGGACGCCATGCCCAGAAGGCATCCTTCCGGGCGCACCTTGCCCTGGCGCGCGAGGCCGATCTTCCCCTGCAGATCCACGACCGTGACGCCCACGCCGAAACCCTGGCGATCCTGCGGACCGACGCGCACCCGGATCAGCCGATCGTCTTCCACTGCTTCTCGGGAGGGGCCGAAATGGCAGGCGAACTGGCGGCCAACGGCTGGTACGCGTCATTCGCCGGCCCCATCACCTACCCCGGCAACGGGGAGCTGCGCGAGGCCCTGAAGGCAATGCCGCGCGACCTCGTCCTGGTCGAGACGGACGCCCCGTACCTGACCCCCGCACCCCACCGCGGCTCGCCGAACGCCTCCTATGTCATGGCGCACACCGTCCGGGCGATCGCCCAACTGTGGGGCATCGACGAGGGCGCCGCATGTGCCCAGCTCAGCGCCAACACAGATGCCGTGTACGGGATGTGGTGAGGCCGCGAGGCACCCCGACTTCCACCACGCCGAGGAGCCTGTGAGGTCACTCACGAACCTCGGCGTGACTGTTATCCATTCGTTACCGTTGACGTGGTCAGAGCGCGAGCCCTTCGGCGCGCAATCCGCGAGACTCTCGCGGGAGCGCCCATCAGCCACGCTTCGAACGGAGTCAGGAAACCCATGAAGAAGTCCACGTCGACCCGACGCATCATCATCGCTGCCAGTGCACTGGGCGCTGCTGCCGTCATCGGTGTCGCGGGCACGGCCCTGGCGTTTGCGCACCGGGAGGTGACCATCGAGGTCGACGGAGTTGCCCTTCCCGTCTCAGGATTCCTCACCGACGTGAACTCCGCCCTGGCCGCCGGAGGCGTGCAAGTGGGCGCCCACGACCAGGTGGCCCCGGCACTGGACCAGGCGGTGGTCGACGGTTCGACCGTCGTCGTGCACACGGCCTCGCCCTACACCCTGATGGTCGACGGAGCATCGGTCACCGCATGGTCCACCGCCGACTCGGTCAAGGACGTCATCGCTGACGCCGCCGCTGGGAAGACGAAGGTCGCCATGCCGGCCAACCGCTCACAGATCCGCGCCGAACTGCCCCTGACCTCAGGTGACGGAAAGGTCATGGTGCGAGTGGACGGCAAGGACGTGCCCGTCGAGGCGGCCGTGACCGACACTGCCGAACAGCTTCTGGCCAAAGGCAAGGTGAAGGCTTCACCAATCGACCGTGTCGCCTTCCTCAACGAGGGCGGGGCGCTGGTCCTCGAGGTCACCCGCGTGACCCGGGCAGTCGAGAACAAGACAGAGCCCTTGGCCTTCCAGACCGAGGAGCGTGAGAACGCCGACATGGACAAGGGCACCACTGAGGTGCTCCAGGAGGGCGTTGACGGAACCGTGGTCACCTCCGTCTACCGGGAGACCGTCGGCGGCAAGGTGACCGTGCAGGCGACACTGGGAAGCACCCGCACCGAGCCGAAGTCGAAGATCATTGCCGTGGGCACCAAGGAGAAGCCCCAGCAGGCCGAGGCGAACACTTCGGGCACTGCCAACGGCTCCGGGTCGGGCACTCAGCCCGCGCCCGCCCCCAGTGACGTCGGCAGTGACGTGTGGGCGGCGCTCGCCCAGTGCGAGTCGGGCGGCGATCCGACGACGAACACGGGCAACGGCTTCTACGGCATGTACCAGTTCACTCAGTCGACGTGGGAATCCGTTGGCGGCAGTGGACGGCCCTCGGAAGCCTCTGCGGCCGAGCAGACCATGCGCGCCCAGATCCTCCAGTCCCGCGCCGGTTGGGGGCAGTGGCCCGGCTGCGCCGCAAAACTCGGACTGCTCTGACGGGTCGGCGGACCTCACCTGCGGCCGCCGGCGTCCACCGAGGTGACGTGGCGCGTGTGGGTGAGGTCACGCCCCCTCCTTCGCCACCGCGGTGCCGGGCTTCATGACTTGTGCCTGTTCTCGGCAACCACCGCGTGGTTAGACTCGACAAGGCCGTCCCCGGACGCGCCCCACGCCAGACAACGGAAGAAGAACGCATGCCCCGGAGCCTCAACCTCACCCCGTCGCGACGCGTCGTCCTGTCGACCGCAAGCCTTTTCACCGTGGCGGTGCTCGCCATTGCCGGAGCAGGAGTGGTCCGAGCCCACGACCGGGTGACCCTCGAGGTCGACGGCGTCAGCGTGCCCGTGACCACGTGGAACGGGACCACCGCCGGAGTGTTGGCCGCAGCAGGGGTCGAGGTCGGTCCACACGACCTGGTCCAGCCGGAGATGCACGCTGACCTCAGCGACGGAGACACCGTTGTCGTGCGCACCGCCCACCCCTACCAGGTGGCCGTCGACGGGGCCTCGCACACGGTGTGGTCCACCGCAGGATCGGCCGAAGCGATCCTCGGGGATGCCGCAGTCCTGGGCGGCCAAGTGGTCCTGGCGGCGGACCGCTCAGCCGAACGCTCGGCCCCGATCCCCCTGGTCGACTCCGCGCGGCGGGTGCCCCTGACGGTGGCGGGCAAGATCAGCCAGATCACCGCAGCCCCCGGACGTGACGTGCGCCAGGTCCTGGCCGACGCCGGGGTCGAGGTCTCGCCGATCGACCGGGTCAAGGTCGGCGTCGAGAAGGGCACCATGACCATCCGGGTTGCCAAGGTGCAGCGCGGAACGGTGGTCGAAAAGGCGCCGGTGGCCTTCACCGAGGAGTCCAAGACCAGCGACTCCATGTTCGAGGGCGAGAAGCAGGTCACCACCGTCGGCAAGGCAGGCACCACCGCCACCACCGTCTGGCATGAGACGGTCGACGGCAAGGAGACCGTCCGCGCCGTCGTGGCCACCACCACCGAGACCGCCCCCGTGAAGCAGGTCGTCGAGACCGGCACGAAGGAGGCCACTGCGAAGGCGCTGGTCGAGGCCGGAATCGACCCCAAGGCCACCCTTGAGGAGAAGACCGAGGAAGACGGCACCGTCTCGGTGCGCTACCGGGCGGCACTGGGCACCCTGTCCAGTGCGGAGGAGATCCGCGCAGCCACCGGCGGGACACCGGCCGCTGCCGAGTCCAACAACGGGCAGACGCCGACCGCGCCCACCCCCGCTCCGCAGGCAGCCGGCGACTACTCCGGTTCGGACCCCAAGGCCATCGCCAAGGGCATGGTCGCTGCCCGCGGCTGGTCCGACTCCGAGTTCCAGTGCCTGGTGGTCCTGTGGCAGCGTGAGTCCGGATGGAACCCCTACGCAGAGAACCCCTCCTCGGGCGCTTACGGCATCCCACAGTCCCTGCCCGGCTCGAAGATGGCTTCGGCCGGTGACGACTGGCGGACCAACCCGGCCACGCAGATCACGTGGGGCTTGGGTTACATTGCCGGACGCTACGGCACCCCGTGTGCGGCTTTGGGCCACTCGGACTCGGTGGGCTGGTACTGACGAACCCACCCGGCCGTTGCGCCGGTCAGCATCCGGCGGCCACGCCGCTCAGTCATGCCCGGCGGAAAGCACCCGTGAGGGGTCGCACACCCCTGTGCGAAGGGCGAAGAGCACCAGTTGTACCCGGTCACGCGACAAGGTCTTGGCCAGCAGGCGACTCACATGCGTCTTCACCGTGGGCATCGACAGCCACAACTCGTCGCAGATCTCCTGATTCGTCAGGCCGTTGGCGACAAGGGCAAGGATCTCCACTTCGCGTTCGGTGAGCGCCTCCAGGCTCCGCGCATCCTCGGGCGAGAGCTGCGCCTCCGGGACCCCGCCGGCGTGAGTGGACACCGATCCGGCAGCCGCTGCAACCCCGGAAAGGCCACCGGCACCGGCGGGAGCGCCGGGGCCCAGGTCGCTTGAGCGCACCGCGGTGAGCAGACGACGCGTCGGCCCCGGTGAGATCACTGCATCGCCTGCACACACGGTGCGCACGGCTTCGACCAGACGGTCCGGGGGAGTGGTCTTCAACAGGAAACCGCATGCCCCGGCCTCGATGGCCCCCAGGACGAACTCGTCAGTGTCGAAGGTGGTGAGCACCACCACGCGACCCGCAAGCCCCTCCGCCACAAAGGCGCGGGTCGCGCTCAGCCCGTCCATGTTCGGCATCTGTATGTCCATGAGCACCACGTCCACGGGCTCGCTGCGCTGCCGCGCCAGCGCCTGCTCGCCGTCCAGGGCCTGCCAGCGGACCTCCATGTCCACCTGCGAGTCGAGGATCATTGCCAGACCCGCGCAGAACAACGGTTCGTCATCGACCAAACCCAAGGTGATCATTGCTTCACCACTTCCGTCCTCCATCCATGCTCCACCGCTCCACAGGAAAAGTCTGCGCCGATCTGGCGGGCGCGTGCCGCCATGGAGGAGCATCCCAGTCCCGTACGGGTCCGCTCCTGCGCCCCATGTGCCCCGGCATCGGCGCGGGGCAGCGCATTGTCCACGCGCAGGATGCAGCTTCCGCCCTCGCACCGCAGAGTCACGGAGATCGGCGGGTGACCGTGGCGGATCGCATTGGTCAGGGCCTCGCGGGCGATGGCGCGCAGAGCGTCCGCGTCGCTGCCCGAGGGCTCTGCGCCGGGAGTCACGCGGATCGACAGTTCCACGGGAACGCCGCAGGTCAGGACGGTGTGTGCCAGGTCCTCGCCGAAAGGCAGGTGGTTGTGGGCAGGAGGTGGGAATCCTTCCGGCGGGGCGGGAATGTCGGAGGCGGAAGAGCCAAGGGCCGCCGGGGCGCCCGCAACCTCGGGGGGAGCGGGCTGGGTCGTGGGCTTCTTGCCCTGGAAGGAATGCTC
This genomic interval carries:
- a CDS encoding response regulator transcription factor, whose product is MKVLVVDDDALVSQSLVTILSVEADVEVVGVGNSGPDAVAKYDQLRPDVLLMDVQMPGGDGLTAAEQILAAHPEARIVFLTTFSDDDYIFRALKLGARGYLVKQDIAQIAPALRGVMAGVSVLEGHLLERTAKLAPGAGTGAGRSRRATVFASLTDREYEVVEAVADGLVNAEVAERLFMSEGTVRNHISAILAKLGLRNRTQLAVAWYHSGN
- a CDS encoding NAD(P)H-dependent oxidoreductase; translation: MKTVINIFHPDMSTSRVNARLAREVQDIEGIVIRDIYGLYPDWKIDVPAEQAAIEAADRVVWQFPLHWYSGPALMKEWQDVVLSYGWAYGSTGMGLVGKELLIACTVGSPAQSYAMDGAYRTTLHELFAQYRAITPLVGMKWLDPFTVTGTLVIADAALDWAARQYRERLLS
- a CDS encoding NAD(P)H-dependent oxidoreductase; amino-acid sequence: MTTLVVLDHPDMPASRANARMIAALTDLPDVVVRDLRALYPDGHIDVAAEQEAVAAADRLVWQFPFHWYSAPGLLKQWQDDVFAYGWAYGSTGNALQGKKLMVAVTTGAPAENYQPEGVYGHTMEHLLAPFEAVCALTGMVWEQPFIVAGAMGADDATLDAAAKEYAEYLAR
- a CDS encoding ABC transporter ATP-binding protein/permease — encoded protein: MLELREITKAYRTASLTQVALDGVRLAFRDNEFVAVLGQSGSGKTTMLNIIGGLDRFDSGDLVIDGISTKDYRDRDWDTYRNNRIGFVFQSYNLIPHQSVLANVELALTLSGVGRGERRRRALAALDEVGLADHVHKKPGQLSGGQMQRVAIARALVNDPEILLADEPTGALDSQTSVQVMDLLKEVARDRLVIMVTHNPDLAHAYATRIVELADGRVLRDSAPFTPGTEELREARPTRRASMSLLTALSLSFTNLMTKKGRTLMTSFAGSIGIIGIAAILALANGVNAYIDRTEEEMLTAYPLSIQRTGMDLTAVMGIMQDADSGTRDAPASDGAAAGGSGGAGGADQTGSGGGGAGGVGGSDGAVSTRATLERALGAVSSNDLASLKTYLDANGGQIRDHVRAIEYEYDVTPLIHLPDTGRGTKQVNPSTLVNAASLPSSVPRMFRANLRTDSFAQLPVDPAVYSSDYDVKAGHWPEGPDELVLVLPKDGRLFDVLEFNMGLRDTAEIDKMVQRLDPGGSRALDAGQSVGAAPSAPSVAMQSGQGGQSSGDEGGQSGETAQSGRTYDYDELMGVEFRLVHAHDMYTWNAATKVWTDRSDDAAHIDALVAKGRPLHVTGVVQVKADTDASPLRSGLYYTQDLVREVMREAASSQIVRQQIANPKTNVFNGKAFADPADSPMSGFDMASLFSIDEKKIQAAFSFDESALAASMSRLDLSGIDLSALQGVGLEMPPLDIESLDLSGLGQIDLSAMDLSGIDTASLQKQFPQLANVKWDRILSKALADGALTPEAGQIIGGLTQQLLREFIQYQSAHAGAGKDSATLAIEYFSQPEVRERLRATLMDPRVINQDKLTSNLVTALGQDPALVTVGTQVGQEIAGQIATQLATQVGSQVAATIGSAISTQLQSAMTGYMTQMMGILQEQISARIESTMSSMAQNMSSAMKIDQKAFAQAFTSKMDAKDLASYITQMMSASTESYESNLTKLGWGDLSDPSNIDIYPRSFEDKDAVKAILDSYNTQMRDSGRDKKAITYSDLVGTLMTSVTQIVNMISSMLIAFVAISLVVSSIMIGIITYISVLERKKEIGILRSIGASKGDVRSVFNAETFLVGLLAGAIGVAFTALATIPTNIIVEQQLGVAGIAQLPVLAGVVLIGISVLLTLAAGLLPAGAAAKADPVEALRSE
- a CDS encoding nitroreductase family protein; protein product: MTTAHDFRHLAQARRSMRDFLPDPVPQEVLDEILVDAAQTPSWSNTRPYELVLATGEVAQRVRAGYLAAFEKVVPMRRGGRLAALSVLAKGAMPDGDFPLWRPYPPELKKRADQVGRALYAHLGIARGDREGRIEAERANFRAFGAPVIGFVLVHTKMLPVSAMDAGIMLQTLFLSAKARGVDSCALGSLALWRTPLEAEFELPKHYALITGFALGYASGAPVNDFRASHPALVPLPPRDSSVTS
- a CDS encoding TatD family hydrolase, which gives rise to MSKRKTRTWPEAPEPLAGTVIDNHTHLPVHEMQIPRADGVRLPLEDQLERARAAGITRIVSCACEVPDFDPMIALAAEHPQVRVALAIHPNEAALHAGHADPSPDGLTPIPQAHHTMSLDEAINEVASRLHHPAVVAVGETGLDHHRTAGPGRHAQKASFRAHLALAREADLPLQIHDRDAHAETLAILRTDAHPDQPIVFHCFSGGAEMAGELAANGWYASFAGPITYPGNGELREALKAMPRDLVLVETDAPYLTPAPHRGSPNASYVMAHTVRAIAQLWGIDEGAACAQLSANTDAVYGMW
- a CDS encoding resuscitation-promoting factor translates to MKKSTSTRRIIIAASALGAAAVIGVAGTALAFAHREVTIEVDGVALPVSGFLTDVNSALAAGGVQVGAHDQVAPALDQAVVDGSTVVVHTASPYTLMVDGASVTAWSTADSVKDVIADAAAGKTKVAMPANRSQIRAELPLTSGDGKVMVRVDGKDVPVEAAVTDTAEQLLAKGKVKASPIDRVAFLNEGGALVLEVTRVTRAVENKTEPLAFQTEERENADMDKGTTEVLQEGVDGTVVTSVYRETVGGKVTVQATLGSTRTEPKSKIIAVGTKEKPQQAEANTSGTANGSGSGTQPAPAPSDVGSDVWAALAQCESGGDPTTNTGNGFYGMYQFTQSTWESVGGSGRPSEASAAEQTMRAQILQSRAGWGQWPGCAAKLGLL
- a CDS encoding ubiquitin-like domain-containing protein; this encodes MPRSLNLTPSRRVVLSTASLFTVAVLAIAGAGVVRAHDRVTLEVDGVSVPVTTWNGTTAGVLAAAGVEVGPHDLVQPEMHADLSDGDTVVVRTAHPYQVAVDGASHTVWSTAGSAEAILGDAAVLGGQVVLAADRSAERSAPIPLVDSARRVPLTVAGKISQITAAPGRDVRQVLADAGVEVSPIDRVKVGVEKGTMTIRVAKVQRGTVVEKAPVAFTEESKTSDSMFEGEKQVTTVGKAGTTATTVWHETVDGKETVRAVVATTTETAPVKQVVETGTKEATAKALVEAGIDPKATLEEKTEEDGTVSVRYRAALGTLSSAEEIRAATGGTPAAAESNNGQTPTAPTPAPQAAGDYSGSDPKAIAKGMVAARGWSDSEFQCLVVLWQRESGWNPYAENPSSGAYGIPQSLPGSKMASAGDDWRTNPATQITWGLGYIAGRYGTPCAALGHSDSVGWY
- a CDS encoding response regulator transcription factor, which translates into the protein MITLGLVDDEPLFCAGLAMILDSQVDMEVRWQALDGEQALARQRSEPVDVVLMDIQMPNMDGLSATRAFVAEGLAGRVVVLTTFDTDEFVLGAIEAGACGFLLKTTPPDRLVEAVRTVCAGDAVISPGPTRRLLTAVRSSDLGPGAPAGAGGLSGVAAAAGSVSTHAGGVPEAQLSPEDARSLEALTEREVEILALVANGLTNQEICDELWLSMPTVKTHVSRLLAKTLSRDRVQLVLFALRTGVCDPSRVLSAGHD